A single window of Xylocopilactobacillus apicola DNA harbors:
- the dnaI gene encoding primosomal protein DnaI, with protein MENISDKIKEYINTHNLVPEYHKIVENLVNDPEIANFLTQNKINQQSEIFKKGISKIFEFYQASRDPQADYLARLKLENDSIEVEYYPSKRLLQKRRLEKQSQLFRLLYSPATIKRACFEDFEQNDRQDAYFKAIQFSNQLISSPTQFIKGPYFYGKFGVGKTFLLGAVANELAKKDLETLFVHIPTLVVELKNSITNHSLADLINQIRKAPVLILDDIGAENLSAWVRDDIFNPILQYRMEAKLPTLFSSNYNLAELEKHFTEVRDDYDQVKARRIIERIRFLSQEIEISGKNWRE; from the coding sequence TTGGAAAATATTTCTGATAAAATTAAAGAGTATATAAATACGCATAATCTTGTCCCAGAGTATCATAAAATCGTTGAAAATTTGGTAAATGATCCAGAGATCGCGAATTTTTTGACACAAAATAAAATTAACCAACAGTCGGAAATTTTTAAAAAAGGCATCAGTAAGATTTTCGAATTTTATCAAGCTTCGCGTGATCCTCAGGCCGATTATCTAGCGCGACTTAAATTGGAAAATGATAGCATTGAAGTTGAGTATTATCCCAGCAAGCGCTTATTACAAAAACGGCGGCTGGAAAAGCAAAGTCAGCTTTTTCGTTTATTGTATTCTCCTGCAACAATTAAACGTGCATGTTTTGAAGATTTTGAACAAAATGATCGACAAGATGCTTATTTTAAAGCAATCCAGTTCTCTAATCAATTAATTAGTTCGCCAACTCAATTTATCAAAGGTCCGTATTTTTACGGCAAATTTGGGGTTGGGAAGACTTTTTTGCTTGGCGCTGTTGCCAATGAACTTGCAAAAAAGGATTTAGAGACCTTATTTGTTCATATTCCAACACTAGTAGTTGAGTTAAAAAATTCCATCACAAATCATTCGTTAGCTGATTTAATCAATCAAATTAGAAAAGCGCCAGTTTTGATTTTAGATGATATTGGAGCGGAGAATTTAAGTGCCTGGGTACGAGACGATATTTTTAATCCGATCTTACAATATCGCATGGAGGCAAAATTGCCGACCCTTTTCTCCTCTAACTATAATTTGGCTGAACTAGAAAAACATTTTACGGAAGTTAGAGATGATTATGATCAGGTGAAAGCACGAAGAATCATCGAGCGAATCCGTTTTCTTAGTCAAGAAATTGAAATTTCCGGGAAAAATTGGCGAGAATAA
- the thrS gene encoding threonine--tRNA ligase translates to MVKISLPSGDTKEYSNKISVLEVAKSISPTLAKKAVFATVDQVDRPLNFVIEQDSNLILHTKEEQVSLNSLRATTAFFLGKAIKTFNSEAVLGDNNFSEDGFYYDSDIATGQISVDQLGEITDLMGKELSTKAELTSVYMSVTEAIDHFKDNEYKVGILKELKNDHVYLNSWNGFDDFSLVPLDVNYEQIKHFKLLYVAGAYFLGKSSNKMFQRVAGTAFFNQNDLDEDEKRREIARSHDHRVLGQQLDLFFVDPKIGAGLPYWLPKGATIRRIIERYIIDKEVADGYEHVYTPVLANLDLYKTSGHWDHYREDMFPPMDMGDGELLELRPMNCPSHIEIYKHKPRSYRDLPLRIAELGMMHRYEKSGALSGLQRVREMTLNDGHTFVSLDQIQDEFKKVLKLMMEVYHDFDIKDYKFRLSYRDKANTEKYFDDDEMWNRSQAMLKGAMDDLGLDYYEAEGEAAFYGPKLDVQTKTALGNEETMSTIQLDFMQPERFELTYVGADGEDHRPIMIHRGIVGTMERFVSYLTEIYMGAFPTWLSPVQIDIIPVNNDLHRAYAEKLAEDFRKSGLRVQTDLRKEKMNYKIRESQTQKIPYTLIVGDKESESGNVTVRRYGQEAQDTMTEAEFIQMIRSDIANYSRES, encoded by the coding sequence ATGGTAAAAATAAGTTTGCCTAGTGGCGACACTAAAGAATATTCAAATAAAATTTCTGTTTTAGAAGTGGCTAAGAGTATTAGTCCCACTTTAGCTAAAAAAGCTGTATTTGCAACGGTTGACCAAGTTGATCGTCCGTTAAATTTTGTGATTGAACAAGATAGTAATCTTATTCTCCATACCAAAGAGGAGCAAGTTTCTCTCAATAGTCTTAGAGCAACGACAGCTTTTTTCTTAGGAAAAGCGATTAAAACTTTTAACTCAGAGGCAGTTCTTGGAGACAATAATTTTTCTGAAGACGGTTTTTATTACGACAGCGATATTGCAACTGGGCAAATTTCTGTGGATCAACTTGGTGAAATTACCGATTTAATGGGTAAAGAGCTCAGTACAAAAGCTGAATTAACCAGCGTTTATATGAGTGTAACTGAGGCAATTGATCATTTCAAAGATAACGAGTACAAAGTAGGAATTTTAAAAGAGTTGAAAAATGATCATGTTTATTTGAATTCTTGGAATGGTTTTGATGATTTTTCACTTGTCCCGCTTGATGTAAATTATGAACAGATTAAACATTTCAAACTTTTATATGTTGCAGGAGCTTATTTCTTAGGAAAATCAAGCAACAAAATGTTCCAAAGAGTTGCGGGTACGGCTTTCTTCAATCAAAACGATTTGGATGAAGATGAGAAGAGAAGAGAGATCGCGCGTTCGCATGATCATCGTGTTTTAGGTCAGCAGTTAGATCTGTTTTTTGTCGATCCAAAAATTGGAGCAGGACTTCCTTATTGGTTACCAAAAGGGGCAACAATTAGGAGAATTATTGAGCGTTATATTATTGATAAGGAAGTGGCAGATGGCTATGAACACGTCTACACTCCGGTTCTTGCTAATCTAGACTTATATAAGACTTCAGGACATTGGGATCACTATCGAGAGGATATGTTTCCTCCGATGGATATGGGAGATGGCGAGTTACTTGAATTAAGACCAATGAATTGTCCTTCTCATATTGAAATTTATAAACATAAACCAAGAAGTTATCGAGATTTACCACTTAGAATCGCAGAACTCGGAATGATGCATCGTTATGAAAAATCTGGTGCATTATCGGGATTGCAGCGTGTAAGAGAGATGACTCTTAATGACGGTCATACCTTTGTTTCTCTCGATCAGATTCAAGATGAATTCAAAAAAGTTTTGAAGTTAATGATGGAAGTTTATCACGATTTTGATATTAAAGATTACAAATTCCGTTTGAGCTATCGTGATAAAGCAAATACTGAAAAATATTTTGATGATGATGAGATGTGGAATCGTTCGCAGGCAATGCTTAAAGGTGCAATGGATGATTTAGGGCTTGATTATTACGAGGCAGAGGGTGAAGCTGCGTTTTATGGTCCAAAACTTGATGTTCAAACTAAAACGGCGTTAGGTAATGAGGAGACAATGTCAACAATTCAGCTTGACTTCATGCAACCAGAACGTTTTGAGTTAACTTACGTAGGAGCTGATGGCGAGGATCATCGGCCAATTATGATTCATCGTGGGATTGTTGGAACAATGGAACGTTTTGTTTCATATTTGACTGAAATCTACATGGGAGCATTTCCGACATGGTTGTCACCGGTTCAGATTGACATCATTCCTGTTAATAATGACTTGCACCGAGCTTATGCTGAGAAATTGGCTGAGGACTTTAGGAAATCTGGGTTAAGAGTTCAAACTGATTTGCGCAAGGAAAAAATGAACTATAAGATCAGAGAAAGTCAGACTCAAAAGATTCCTTACACTTTAATTGTGGGAGATAAAGAATCAGAATCTGGTAATGTAACTGTTCGTCGTTACGGCCAAGAAGCTCAAGATACGATGACTGAAGCAGAATTCATTCAAATGATTCGAAGTGATATTGCAAACTATAGTCGCGAGAGCTAG